CCGATGATGGTGATTGGGAAGAGTTTTAAGTCGTAGAGTGCCGTGGGGCAGTTTAAGTGGTGCTGCCCCTCTTTAGCTTGGTTTTTGGCATTTAAAATTTGCAATCCTCGGCATCAATCATTCATTGGGCTATTCTTTGCATCTATTTACACTAGAGCAGCCTTATATCCAGTCGGCGATCACGCTCAAAGGATGGTGAAATTGATGTTGTGGATAAGCTTCCCCAGATGATGATAAATTGGCCAATATGACAAATACGCGTGAGCAAGATTTTGTTTTTACCGATACTGATTTTCGCCGTGTGGTTGGTCTTATTTATGCACGAGCGGGTATTCGTTTAAATGATAGCAAGCAATCCATGGTATATAGCCGCTTAGCTCGCCGTTTAAGGGTTTTAGATCTCGAAAGATTTAGTGATTATTTAAATTCTCTAGAAGCAGATCCTAAAAGTGGGGAATGGCAGCACTTTACCAACGCCTTAACCACTAATTTGACTTTCTTTTTTAGAGAAAAGCATCATTTTGAAATGCTAACCGAGCAATTACAGCATTTACATGGCCCTGTGCGTATTTGGTGTTCTGCATCCAGTACCGGTGAAGAACCCTATTCTTTAGCCATGACCGCAGTAGAAGCCTATGGAAAATTAAAGCCCGATGTAGAGATTATTGCCTCTGATTTAGATACACAAGTATTAAATAAGGCAAAAAATGGTATTTATTCAATGGATAAATTGGATAAAGTATCGCAAGAAAGATGTAAAATGTTTTTTTTAAAAGGTCGAGGAGAAAATACAGGGCAAGCCAAAATTAGGCGTGAATTGCGAGAAATGATTGAGTTTAAACAAATTAATTTATTGGCTAGTTCATGGCCATTAACGCCCTATTTTGATGCTATTTTCTGCCGTAATGTAATGATTTACTTTGATCAGCCTACTCAGCGTGTCATGCTGGAAAAAATGGGGCGTTTATTAAAATCGGATGGTTTACTTTATGTTGGGCATTCAGAAAACCTACATCATATGTCTGAATGGTTTCATTCTTGTGGCAAAACAGTGTATCGCTTAACGGATAAAGCGATTAAAGAGTGGGGCGCTCATCGATGAGTAAATCATATGAAGAGGTACTCGCTCCAACGCTATATTTTGATAAAAGTTTTGATATTGATGCCGCAAAGCTACTGCCTGGTGAATATTATGTTACAGGGAAAAATATGCTTTTAGTGACCGTATTGGGCTCTTGTGTCGCGGCCTGTATCCGAGATAGAAAGACCGGTGTTGGGGGGATGAATCACTTTATGCTGCCAGAGGCGGCTGATGAGGCCACGGCCATGGCAGGCTTATCGACTCGATATGGTACTTATGCAATGGAAATGTTGATTAATCAGATTATGAAAATGGGCGGCTCGCGCGCTTCTTTAGAGGCTAAAGTTTTTGGTGGTGGTAATGTATTAAAAGGGTTTACGGTCGTTAATATTGGGCAAAAAAATGTAGATTTTGTAAGGTCTTTTTTAAACTTAGAAAGAATTCCAATTGTGGGTGAGGATTTGCTGGATATTTACCCAAGGAAAGTATATTTTTTTCCACAAACAGGACGTGTATTAATTAAAAAACTTAAAGCGGTTCATAACAATACCATTGTTGATAGAGAAAAAGATTATCGTACTAGGATCAAGGATGTTAAGCAGGGTGGTGATATTGAATTGTTCTAGATGTAAAAATGGGGTCGTTTTAATATTTAGCTAAATATATTTTAGTCCAGCGAGTTTAGTGCGGGAAATAAATGATGAAAAAAAATATTAGAGTGATCGTCATTGATGATTCTGCATTAATGAGAAACCTGTTAAAAGAAATTATTGATGAAGCACCCGATTTAGAATGCATTGCAACCGCACCAGACCCCTTGATTGCTCGGGAAAAAATCCGAGAGCTTAATCCAGATGTGATTACTCTTGATATTGAAATGCCCAAGATGGATGGCCTAGAGTTTCTTGAGCGGCTTATGCGGCTTAAACCCACGCCAGTGATTATGATATCCTCGTTAACTGAACAGGGTTCTGAAGCGGCCCTCCGCGCCTTAGAATTAGGTGCGGTGGATATTATTGCCAAGCCAAAGTTGGATATTGTGCGTGGAATTCAAGGATATGCCGATGATATTCGGGAAAAAATCCGCAGTGCTGCGGGGGCTAAAGTGAAGCCAATGCTTAGCAGTGTTACTCCAAACCATTCGGCAGACGTGGTGCTTCCTAAAGTCTCTAAACCCATTTTAAAAACAGAAAAATTAATTATTGTGGGGGCCTCAACAGGCGGAACTGAAGCATTAAAAGAATTTTTAATGCCTATGCCCCCCGATTCGCCGGCGATATTAATTGCCCAGCATATGCCCGAAATGTTTACTAAGTCTTTTGCTGCTCGCTTAGATTCTTTATGCCGTCTTACTGTTAAAGAGGCAGAGCAGGGTGAGCGTATA
This genomic interval from Iodobacter fluviatilis contains the following:
- the cheD gene encoding chemoreceptor glutamine deamidase CheD, translated to MSKSYEEVLAPTLYFDKSFDIDAAKLLPGEYYVTGKNMLLVTVLGSCVAACIRDRKTGVGGMNHFMLPEAADEATAMAGLSTRYGTYAMEMLINQIMKMGGSRASLEAKVFGGGNVLKGFTVVNIGQKNVDFVRSFLNLERIPIVGEDLLDIYPRKVYFFPQTGRVLIKKLKAVHNNTIVDREKDYRTRIKDVKQGGDIELF
- a CDS encoding protein-glutamate methylesterase/protein-glutamine glutaminase, yielding MMKKNIRVIVIDDSALMRNLLKEIIDEAPDLECIATAPDPLIAREKIRELNPDVITLDIEMPKMDGLEFLERLMRLKPTPVIMISSLTEQGSEAALRALELGAVDIIAKPKLDIVRGIQGYADDIREKIRSAAGAKVKPMLSSVTPNHSADVVLPKVSKPILKTEKLIIVGASTGGTEALKEFLMPMPPDSPAILIAQHMPEMFTKSFAARLDSLCRLTVKEAEQGERILPGHAYIAPGHSHLMLGVSGANYVCQLSQGEPVNRHRPSVDVLFRSVANLAGKNAIGVILTGMGKDGAVGMLEMKQAGSYNFAQDEASCVVFGMPKEAIALGGVHEILPLKDISTRVLGFLTLHGGRNVRI
- a CDS encoding CheR family methyltransferase, producing MVGLIYARAGIRLNDSKQSMVYSRLARRLRVLDLERFSDYLNSLEADPKSGEWQHFTNALTTNLTFFFREKHHFEMLTEQLQHLHGPVRIWCSASSTGEEPYSLAMTAVEAYGKLKPDVEIIASDLDTQVLNKAKNGIYSMDKLDKVSQERCKMFFLKGRGENTGQAKIRRELREMIEFKQINLLASSWPLTPYFDAIFCRNVMIYFDQPTQRVMLEKMGRLLKSDGLLYVGHSENLHHMSEWFHSCGKTVYRLTDKAIKEWGAHR